In Actinacidiphila yeochonensis CN732, a genomic segment contains:
- a CDS encoding M55 family metallopeptidase, producing MKVFVSSDMEGTAGVVDWAQCRPGQPEYEHYRGLLQAEVNAAIEGAQAAGAREFLVNDSHSTMANLRPAELGGRARYLSGRHKPLYMMQGLDPSFDAVFFVSYHGSMSGSPATLSHTYNPAAISEVRLNGVVAGESGINALVALGHGVPVVLVTGDETTARELRPFCPGAAAAVVKTSVSRFAADSLHPHDAREVIRGAARRAVQSLAAGAPLPAIELPATLTVRMRNPDLAEMATWVQGVRPDPADPVAVSITDDDPIRLYRTFVTVVLLTRGIAE from the coding sequence GTGAAGGTCTTCGTCTCCTCCGACATGGAGGGCACCGCCGGCGTCGTCGACTGGGCGCAGTGCCGCCCCGGGCAGCCCGAGTACGAGCACTACCGCGGCCTGCTCCAGGCCGAGGTGAACGCGGCCATCGAGGGCGCGCAGGCCGCCGGGGCGCGGGAGTTCCTGGTCAACGACTCGCACTCGACGATGGCGAACCTGCGGCCGGCGGAACTGGGCGGGCGGGCCCGCTACCTGTCGGGACGGCACAAGCCGCTGTACATGATGCAGGGGCTCGACCCGTCCTTCGACGCGGTCTTCTTCGTCTCCTACCACGGCTCCATGTCGGGCTCCCCCGCCACGCTGTCGCACACCTACAACCCGGCGGCGATCAGCGAGGTGCGGCTGAACGGCGTGGTGGCCGGGGAGAGCGGGATCAACGCGCTGGTGGCGCTCGGCCACGGGGTGCCGGTGGTGCTCGTCACCGGCGACGAGACGACCGCCCGCGAGCTGCGGCCGTTCTGCCCGGGAGCCGCCGCGGCGGTGGTGAAGACCTCGGTGTCCCGCTTCGCCGCCGACAGCCTGCACCCGCACGACGCCCGCGAGGTGATCCGGGGCGCCGCCCGCCGCGCGGTGCAGTCCCTGGCCGCGGGGGCTCCGCTGCCGGCGATCGAGCTGCCGGCGACGCTGACGGTGCGGATGCGCAACCCGGATCTGGCCGAGATGGCCACCTGGGTGCAGGGCGTCCGCCCGGACCCGGCCGACCCGGTGGCGGTGTCGATCACCGACGACGACCCGATCCGGCTGTACCGCACCTTCGTCACGGTGGTGCTGCTCACCCGGGGCATCGCCGAGTAG